The following coding sequences lie in one Pseudorasbora parva isolate DD20220531a chromosome 18, ASM2467924v1, whole genome shotgun sequence genomic window:
- the LOC137046768 gene encoding uncharacterized protein isoform X3: METPSRHPLADLVQSLAGLHQETHQDLRAVREEQQKRFEALLQAQHEDRELFRSWMDREVQASPKPTSDSAATIALSKMGPMDDPEAFIDLFERSAAARDWPKEDWPMRLLPLLSGEAQVAAHQLPVKNLLVYDDLKRAILQRVGRTPEQHRQRFRTLALEESGRPFIFAHQLRDSCRKWLMAGECDAEGIIDRVVLEQFVARLPKKTAQWVQCHRPASLDQAIQLAEDQMVACHGVGEPLPAASLSLSSLSLSPPNPAPSLSKPVPAPRSRAGVPPRPAPRWRTGPAAETAATPRPAARGGGSLDPFPGSWRGETAYKPQQRETREREFGLGLGAQPVWRVIAVQSVETCV; the protein is encoded by the exons ATGGAAACTCCATCCCGCCACCCACTTGCGGACCTAGTGCAATCGCTCGCGGGCCTCCACCAGGAGACTCATCAAGATCTGCGGGCCGTCAGGGAGGAGCAGCAAAAAAGATTTGAGGCGCTCCTCCAGGCCCAGCATGAGGACCGCGagctgttccggagctggatggaccgggaggttcagGCCAGTCCCAAACCCACCAGCGACTCAGCCGCCACCATCGCGCTCTCGAAGATGGGACCGATGGACGACCCGGAGGCGTTCATCGACCTCTTCGAGAGGTCCGCCGCCGCTCGGGACTGGCCCAAGGAGGACTGGCCAATGCGGCTCCTGCCCCTGCTATCGGGAGAGGCGCAGGTAGCCGCCCACCAACTGCCAGTCAAGAACCTCCTGGTCTACGACGACCTCAAGCGCGCCATCCtgcagcgggtcggccggacacCGGAACAGCACCGCCAGCGGTTCCGGACACTGGCGCTCGAAGAGTCCGGCCGGCCCTTCATCTTCGCgcaccagctccgggactcgtgccGCAAGTGGCTGATGGCCGGAGAATGCGACGCCGAGGGGATCATCGATCgcgtggtgctggagcagttcgtCGCGCGGCTTCCGAAGAAGACCGcgcagtgggtccagtgccaccgcccGGCGTCGCTGGACCAGGCCATCCAGTTGGCGGAAGACCAGATGGTGGCGTGCCacggggtcggcgagcccttgCCAgcggcttctctctctctctcttctctctctctctctcctcctaaCCCCGCCCCGTCTCTCTCTAAACCTGTCCCCGCTCCCAGGTCCAGAGCTGGAGTGCCGCCCCGGCCGGCGCCGAGGTGGAGAACGGGGCCCGCGGCCGAGACAGCGGCGACTCCCCGGCCGGCGGCCCGGGGAGGAGGGAGCCTCGATCCCTTCCCGGG TagttggcgtggagagacggcttataagccacagcagagagagacgagggagagagagtttGGACTGGGACTCGGAGCGCAGCCTGTCTGGAGAGTGATAGCAGTGCAGAGTGTTGAAACCTGTGTGTGA
- the LOC137046074 gene encoding zona pellucida sperm-binding protein 3-like, which translates to MEFLKGVLVVVVIVAFDLPNAWGSLRYSQSPRSMGPKSDPASRSPALSPPGLRNTLQVSSQFQSPLGSSSRGLAQEPFGLQEKQLLQGPVKPLDWKYPIVPEVQSELAVNFQLRQPMTPSSIAVQCGENRVLVEVQQDLFSNGHLIQPTGLSLGGCPVVGQDSQSKVLIFEYELQDCNSVQMMNEDELVYTFSLTYTPEALAGTPITRVEGAVVGVQCHYQRLQNVSSDALRPTWVPYASTEVGEEALVFSLKLMIDDWSSQRPSSIYFLGGIINIEASVKQYNHVPLRVFVDSCVATQGPDVNSLPRYSFIENHGCFVDAKATASSSRFMPRSQVDKVQIQLEAFVFQESSSPSIYITCVVKATIASAPSDAQHKSCSFANGWFAADGNDQVCGCCDSTCGPDGGIAASPYGGVQWEGKATLGPVVVQGQKQVPQ; encoded by the exons ATGGAGTTTCTGAAAGGTGTCTTAGTGGTGGTTGTGATTGTTGCATTTGATCTGCCTAATGCATGGGGAAGTTTGAGATACAGTCAAAGTCCAAGAAGCATGGGGCCAAAATCAGATCCAGCTTCCAGAAGTCCTGCCCTTTCTCCTCCAGGGCTCCGGAACACTTTGCAAGTGTCTTCTCAGTTTCAGAGTCCTTTGGGTTCTTCCTCCAGAGGCCTTGCACAGGAGCCTTTTGGCCTTCAGGAGAAGCAGCTGTTGCAGGGTCCAGTGAAGCCTTTGGATTGGAAGTATCCCATTGTTCCCGAGGTGCAGAGCGAGTTGGCGGTGAACTTCCAGTTGAGGCAACCCATGACTCCCAGCAGCATAGCGGTTCAATGCGGAGAGAACCGGGTTCTTGTAGAGGTCCAGCAGGACTTGTTTAGCAATGGTCATTTGATCCAGCCAACTGGCCTGTCTTTAGGCGGCTGTCCTGTTGTTGGTCAGGACTCTCAGTCTAAGGTGCTCATCTTTGAGTATGAGTTACAGGACTGCAACAGCGTGCAGATG ATGAATGAGGATGAGCTTGTCTACACCTTCTCTCTTACCTACACCCCTGAGGCTCTTGCAGGTACTCCGATTACCCGGGTCGAGGGTGCAGTTGTTGGTGTTCAATGCCACTATCAAAG GCTTCAGAATGTAAGCAGTGATGCCTTGAGGCCAACATGGGTCCCTTATGCCTCAACGGAGGTTGGTGAAGAAGCCTTGGTGTTCTCCCTGAAGCTTATGATCG ATGATTGGTCCAGTCAGAGACCTTCATCCATCTATTTCCTGGGTGGCATTATTAACATTGAGGCATCTGTGAAGCAGTACAATCATGTGCCTCTGCGTGTGTTTGTGGATAGCTGTGTGGCCACTCAAGGGCCTGATGTGAACTCCCTTCCGAGATATTCCTTCATTGAGAATCATGG GTGCTTTGTGGATGCCAAGGCTACAGCTTCCAGCTCCCGCTTCATGCCTCGGTCCCAGGTTGACAAGGTCCAGATCCAGCTGGAGGCGTTCGTATTCCAGGAGAGCTCCAGTCCTTCT ATCTACATAACATGTGTTGTGAAGGCAACTATTGCTTCTGCACCCAGTGACGCTCAGCACAAATCCTGTTCATTCGCCAATGG GTGGTTTGCTGCTGATGGAAATGACCAAGTTTGTGGTTGCTGTGACTCAACATGTGGTCCTGATGGTGGAATTGCTGCTTCTCCCTATGGAG GTGTTCAGTGGGAAGGCAAGGCTACACTTGGTCCTGTGGTGGTTCAAGGGCAAAAGCAAGTTCCTCAATAA
- the LOC137046768 gene encoding putative SCAN domain-containing protein SCAND2P isoform X2, whose product METPSRHPLADLVQSLAGLHQETHQDLRAVREEQQKRFEALLQAQHEDRELFRSWMDREVQASPKPTSDSAATIALSKMGPMDDPEAFIDLFERSAAARDWPKEDWPMRLLPLLSGEAQVAAHQLPVKNLLVYDDLKRAILQRVGRTPEQHRQRFRTLALEESGRPFIFAHQLRDSCRKWLMAGECDAEGIIDRVVLEQFVARLPKKTAQWVQCHRPASLDQAIQLAEDQMVACHGVGEPLPAASLSLSSLSLSPPNPAPSLSKPVPAPRSRAGVPPRPAPRWRTGPAAETAATPRPAARGGGSLDPFPGSLSPSLSPRQGLDPLPATRAAGRPGPACWRCGDPGHFIDRCPMMDVGTLVRVPDAPQAAPDQAGLYQIP is encoded by the exons ATGGAAACTCCATCCCGCCACCCACTTGCGGACCTAGTGCAATCGCTCGCGGGCCTCCACCAGGAGACTCATCAAGATCTGCGGGCCGTCAGGGAGGAGCAGCAAAAAAGATTTGAGGCGCTCCTCCAGGCCCAGCATGAGGACCGCGagctgttccggagctggatggaccgggaggttcagGCCAGTCCCAAACCCACCAGCGACTCAGCCGCCACCATCGCGCTCTCGAAGATGGGACCGATGGACGACCCGGAGGCGTTCATCGACCTCTTCGAGAGGTCCGCCGCCGCTCGGGACTGGCCCAAGGAGGACTGGCCAATGCGGCTCCTGCCCCTGCTATCGGGAGAGGCGCAGGTAGCCGCCCACCAACTGCCAGTCAAGAACCTCCTGGTCTACGACGACCTCAAGCGCGCCATCCtgcagcgggtcggccggacacCGGAACAGCACCGCCAGCGGTTCCGGACACTGGCGCTCGAAGAGTCCGGCCGGCCCTTCATCTTCGCgcaccagctccgggactcgtgccGCAAGTGGCTGATGGCCGGAGAATGCGACGCCGAGGGGATCATCGATCgcgtggtgctggagcagttcgtCGCGCGGCTTCCGAAGAAGACCGcgcagtgggtccagtgccaccgcccGGCGTCGCTGGACCAGGCCATCCAGTTGGCGGAAGACCAGATGGTGGCGTGCCacggggtcggcgagcccttgCCAgcggcttctctctctctctcttctctctctctctctcctcctaaCCCCGCCCCGTCTCTCTCTAAACCTGTCCCCGCTCCCAGGTCCAGAGCTGGAGTGCCGCCCCGGCCGGCGCCGAGGTGGAGAACGGGGCCCGCGGCCGAGACAGCGGCGACTCCCCGGCCGGCGGCCCGGGGAGGAGGGAGCCTCGATCCCTTCCCGGGGTCCTTATCTCCGTCCCTCTCTCCACGCCAAGGGCTGGACCCACTTCCAGCCACTAGGGCGGCGGGGAGGCCTGGGCCGGCTTGTTGGCGCTGTGGGGACCCGGGACACTTTATTGATCGGTGTCCGATGATGGATGTGGGGACGCTGGTCCGGGTCCCCGACGCGCCACAAGCCGCCCCCGATCAAGCTGGCCTGTACCAGATAccc Tag
- the LOC137046768 gene encoding putative SCAN domain-containing protein SCAND2P isoform X1 yields METPSRHPLADLVQSLAGLHQETHQDLRAVREEQQKRFEALLQAQHEDRELFRSWMDREVQASPKPTSDSAATIALSKMGPMDDPEAFIDLFERSAAARDWPKEDWPMRLLPLLSGEAQVAAHQLPVKNLLVYDDLKRAILQRVGRTPEQHRQRFRTLALEESGRPFIFAHQLRDSCRKWLMAGECDAEGIIDRVVLEQFVARLPKKTAQWVQCHRPASLDQAIQLAEDQMVACHGVGEPLPAASLSLSSLSLSPPNPAPSLSKPVPAPRSRAGVPPRPAPRWRTGPAAETAATPRPAARGGGSLDPFPGSLSPSLSPRQGLDPLPATRAAGRPGPACWRCGDPGHFIDRCPMMDVGTLVRVPDAPQAAPDQAGLYQIPLAWRDGL; encoded by the exons ATGGAAACTCCATCCCGCCACCCACTTGCGGACCTAGTGCAATCGCTCGCGGGCCTCCACCAGGAGACTCATCAAGATCTGCGGGCCGTCAGGGAGGAGCAGCAAAAAAGATTTGAGGCGCTCCTCCAGGCCCAGCATGAGGACCGCGagctgttccggagctggatggaccgggaggttcagGCCAGTCCCAAACCCACCAGCGACTCAGCCGCCACCATCGCGCTCTCGAAGATGGGACCGATGGACGACCCGGAGGCGTTCATCGACCTCTTCGAGAGGTCCGCCGCCGCTCGGGACTGGCCCAAGGAGGACTGGCCAATGCGGCTCCTGCCCCTGCTATCGGGAGAGGCGCAGGTAGCCGCCCACCAACTGCCAGTCAAGAACCTCCTGGTCTACGACGACCTCAAGCGCGCCATCCtgcagcgggtcggccggacacCGGAACAGCACCGCCAGCGGTTCCGGACACTGGCGCTCGAAGAGTCCGGCCGGCCCTTCATCTTCGCgcaccagctccgggactcgtgccGCAAGTGGCTGATGGCCGGAGAATGCGACGCCGAGGGGATCATCGATCgcgtggtgctggagcagttcgtCGCGCGGCTTCCGAAGAAGACCGcgcagtgggtccagtgccaccgcccGGCGTCGCTGGACCAGGCCATCCAGTTGGCGGAAGACCAGATGGTGGCGTGCCacggggtcggcgagcccttgCCAgcggcttctctctctctctcttctctctctctctctcctcctaaCCCCGCCCCGTCTCTCTCTAAACCTGTCCCCGCTCCCAGGTCCAGAGCTGGAGTGCCGCCCCGGCCGGCGCCGAGGTGGAGAACGGGGCCCGCGGCCGAGACAGCGGCGACTCCCCGGCCGGCGGCCCGGGGAGGAGGGAGCCTCGATCCCTTCCCGGGGTCCTTATCTCCGTCCCTCTCTCCACGCCAAGGGCTGGACCCACTTCCAGCCACTAGGGCGGCGGGGAGGCCTGGGCCGGCTTGTTGGCGCTGTGGGGACCCGGGACACTTTATTGATCGGTGTCCGATGATGGATGTGGGGACGCTGGTCCGGGTCCCCGACGCGCCACAAGCCGCCCCCGATCAAGCTGGCCTGTACCAGATAccc ttggcgtggagagacggcttataa
- the LOC137046766 gene encoding zona pellucida sperm-binding protein 3-like, whose protein sequence is MEFLKGVLVVVVIVAFDLPNAWGSLRYSQSPRSMGPKSDPASRSPALSPPGLRNTLQVSSQFQSPLGSSSRGLAQEPFGLQEKQLLQGPVKPLDWKYPIVPEVQSELAVNFQLRQPVTPSSVAVQCGENRVLVEVQQDLFSNGHLIQPTGLSLGGCPVVGQDSQSKVLIFEYELQDCNSVQMMNEDELVYTFSLTYTPEALAGTPITRVEGAVVGVQCHYQRLQNVSSDALRPTWVPYASTEIGEEALVFSLKLMMDDWSSQRPSSLYFLGGIINIEASVKQYNHVPLRVFVDSCVATQGPDVNSLPRYSFIENHGCFVDAKATASSSCFMPRSQVDKVQIQLEAFVFQESSSPSIYITCVVKATIASAPSDAQHKSCSFANGWFAADGNDQVCGCCDSTCGPDGGIAASPYGGVQWEGKATLGPVVVQGQKKVPQ, encoded by the exons ATGGAGTTTCTGAAAGGTGTCTTAGTGGTGGTTGTGATTGTTGCATTTGATCTGCCTAATGCATGGGGAAGTTTGAGATACAGTCAAAGTCCAAGAAGCATGGGGCCAAAATCAGATCCAGCTTCCAGAAGTCCTGCCCTTTCTCCTCCAGGGCTCCGGAACACTTTGCAAGTGTCTTCTCAGTTTCAGAGTCCTTTGGGTTCTTCCTCCAGAGGCCTTGCACAGGAGCCTTTTGGCCTTCAGGAGAAGCAGCTGTTGCAGGGTCCAGTGAAGCCTTTGGATTGGAAGTATCCCATTGTTCCCGAGGTGCAGAGCGAGTTGGCGGTGAACTTCCAGTTGAGGCAACCCGTGACTCCCAGCAGCGTAGCGGTTCAATGCGGAGAGAACCGGGTTCTTGTAGAGGTCCAGCAGGACTTGTTTAGCAATGGTCATTTGATCCAGCCAACTGGCTTGTCTTTAGGCGGCTGTCCTGTTGTTGGTCAGGACTCTCAGTCTAAGGTGCTCATCTTTGAGTATGAGTTACAGGACTGCAACAGCGTGCAGATG ATGAATGAGGATGAGCTTGTCTACACCTTCTCTCTTACCTACACCCCTGAGGCTCTTGCAGGTACTCCGATTACCCGGGTCGAGGGTGCAGTTGTTGGTGTTCAATGCCACTATCAAAG GCTTCAGAATGTAAGCAGTGATGCCTTGAGGCCAACATGGGTCCCTTATGCCTCAACGGAGATTGGTGAAGAAGCCTTGGTGTTCTCCCTGAAGCTTATGATGG ATGATTGGTCCAGTCAGAGACCTTCATCCCTTTATTTCCTGGGTGGCATTATTAACATTGAGGCATCTGTGAAGCAGTACAATCATGTGCCTCtgcgtgtgtttgtggacaGCTGTGTGGCCACTCAAGGGCCTGATGTGAACTCCCTTCCGAGATATTCCTTCATTGAGAATCATGG GTGCTTTGTGGATGCCAAGGCTACAGCTTCCAGCTCCTGCTTCATGCCTCGGTCCCAGGTTGACAAGGTCCAGATCCAGCTGGAGGCGTTCGTGTTCCAGGAGAGCTCCAGTCCTTCT ATCTACATAACATGTGTTGTGAAGGCAACTATTGCTTCTGCACCCAGTGACGCTCAGCACAAATCCTGTTCATTCGCCAATGG GTGGTTTGCTGCTGATGGAAATGACCAAGTTTGTGGTTGCTGTGACTCAACATGTGGTCCTGATGGTGGAATTGCTGCTTCTCCCTATGGAG GTGTTCAGTGGGAAGGCAAGGCCACACTTGGTCCTGTGGTGGTTCAAGGGCAAAAGAAAGTTCCTCAATAA